The Lycium barbarum isolate Lr01 chromosome 12, ASM1917538v2, whole genome shotgun sequence genome includes a region encoding these proteins:
- the LOC132621764 gene encoding phosphatase IMPL1, chloroplastic-like isoform X1, with protein MERCLLSSTVSCLRICQLPRILLPYNLSFPRSCSTKHGFCTSFSTRAKTNGAFCTKATLSELGNKKVYSKIGADSTGSIPSSELLQVVEVAAKTGAQVVMDAVNKPRNVTYKGLTDLVTDTDKSSEVAILEVVRKNFPDHLILGEEGGIIGDSSSDYLWCIDPLDGTTNFAHGYPSFAVSVGVLFRGKPAAAAVVEQSLLVTGFGYDHDDPWATNIELFKEFTDVSRGVRRLGAAAVDMCHVALGIAEAYWEYRLKPWDMAAGVLIVEEAGGTVSCMDGGRFSVFDRSVLVSNGLLPAKLLEKIGPATENLKSKGIDFSVWFKPENYHTEV; from the exons ATGGAAAGATGTCTTCTTTCATCCACAGTTTCATGTTTAAGAATTTGTCAGTTACCCAGAATTCTTCTTCCTTATAATCTGTCATTTCCTAGAAGTTGTAGCACAAAACACGGGTTTTGTACAAGTTTTTCCACTAGAGCCAAAACAAATGGAGCATTTTGCACCAAGGCTACTTTATCTGAATTGGGTAACAAGAAAGTATACTCAAAGATTGGTGCTGACTCAACTGGAAGTATTCCCTCCAGTGAGCTACTTCAAGTTGTTGAAGTTGCTGCCAAAACTGGTGCTCAG gTTGTAATGGATGCTGTGAATAAGCCTCGAAATGTTACCTATAAAGGGCTCACTGACCTAGTGACTGA CACAGATAAAAGTAGTGAAGTTGCTATCCTTGAGGTCGTGAGGAAGAATTTTCCAGATCATCTAATCCTTGGGGAGGAAGGAGGAATTATTGGAGACTCATCATCTGATTATCTCTGGTGCATTGACCCTTTAG ATGGAACAACAAATTTCGCGCATGGCTATCCTAGCTTTGCGGTCTCTGTGGGTGTTCTTTTTAGAGGGAAGCCTGCTGCAGCTGCTGTG GTGGAACAATCTCTTCTAGTGACTGGATTTGGATATGATCATGATGATCCATGGGCAACCAATATAGAATTGTTCAAGGAATTTACTGATGTCAGCCGG GGTGTGAGAAGGCTTGGTGCTGCTGCAGTTGACATGTGTCATGTTGCTTTGGGGATTGCTGAAGCATATTGGGAATATCGTCTAAAGCCATGGGACATGGCTGCAGGAGTTCTG ATAGTTGAAGAGGCTGGAGGGACAGTTTCGTGTATGGATGGTGGAAGGTTTTCAGTATTTGATAGATCTGTCTTGGTATCCAACGGTTTGCTCCCTGCAAAG CTCCTTGAGAAGATTGGTCCAGCAACAGAGAATTTGAAGAGCAAAGGGATTGATTTCTCAGTGTGGTTCAAGCCAGAAAATTACCATACAGAAGTTTGA